In the genome of Panthera uncia isolate 11264 chromosome B3 unlocalized genomic scaffold, Puncia_PCG_1.0 HiC_scaffold_1, whole genome shotgun sequence, one region contains:
- the CLMN gene encoding calmin isoform X4, producing the protein MAAHEWDWFQREELIGQISDIRVQNLQVERENVQKRTFTRWVNLHLEKCDPPLEVKDLFIDIQDGKILMALLEVLSGRNLLHEYKSSSHRIFRLNNIAKALKFLEDSNVKLVSIDAAEIADGNPSLVLGLIWNIILFFQIKELTGNLSRNSPSSSLSPGSGGTDSDSSFPPTPTAERSVAISVKDQRKAIRTLLAWVQRKTRKYGVAVQDFAGSWRSGMAFLAVIKAIDPSLVDMKQALEDSMRENLEKAFRVAHEALHIPRLLEPEDIMVDTPDEQSIVTYVAQFLEHFPELEAEDLVDSDKEAPIESTFVHIKETPSEQESTVFLLTENGERAYTVNHEASHPPPSKVFVCDKSESAKECYLSVMPSQALSDSSTDFMHQIIDQALQEVPGKASSTDEPSPESSILSSRKDNRRSNSLPTKKTVHFEADTYKEASCSKDPFYSQDLRFEGSPRGTKDSLKQDGDVLAAEIAEEKPKQEAPRIPEVASDESPGVESLVDRKINHSQTLESCPSWNGAPEGAASWGKESRPLSPLGDNAVMADSLEIKVQLLTVEAMAEEDYFESTPLKASKFNSDLIDFASTSQAFNEVPPPREKRPVGEEVPEDHAEKLGKRRSKSAHQRKDSDESPERPDKQEPHKDPGREDPGYSPAPEEAPVEKKPEAYEKPKRKSARHRRGEDEGEAAGPQGPDGELPSDPPSGSLSLETLHSRSQEGLDFKPSPPLSKVSVIPHDLFYYPHYEVPLAAVLEAYAEGSEDLKHQDLDPEEPEDYLHDLGAGAGAGAEAEEAEEAEVSWNSCSSSGPGEEGPEASIPAPSTDGGAEGTRPASEPAPPAPPEGHQPGEAEEGGPVESHQSQESENSGNLANSLEEKVTGESISSKKKEKRKHVDHVESSIFIAPGTVRSSEDLEGDTGDHKVLSSPEL; encoded by the exons TGCGACCCACCCCTAGAAGTTAAAGATTTATTCATTGATATCCAAGATGGCAAAATCCTAATGGCTTTGTTAGAAGTCCTGTCTGGGCGGAATCTG CTGCATGAGTACAAGTCCTCATCCCATCGTATTTTCCGGTTGAACAACATAGCGAAAGCACTTAAGTTTTTGGAAGATAGCAAT GTAAAACTGGTTAGCATCGACGCAGCGGAAATAGCAGACGGCAACCCCTCTTTGGTTCTTGGGCTGATATGGAACATAATTCTCTTCTTCCAG ATTAAGGAGCTCACGGGCAATCTCAGCAGAAACTCGCCATCTTCCAGCCTGTCACCTGGCTCGGGGGGCACAGACTCAGactcttccttcccacccacGCCCACCGCGGAGAGGAGTGTGGCGATATCTGTGAAAGATCAGAGGAAGGCTATCAGGACCCTGCTGGCGTGGGTGCAGAGGAAGACGAGGAA GTATGGCGTGGCGGTGCAGGACTTCGCGGGCAGCTGGAGAAGCGGGATGGCTTTCCTGGCCGTGATCAAGGCCATCGACCCCAGCCTGGTTGACATGAAGCAGGCCCTGGAAGACTCCATGCGGGAAAACCTGGAGAAGGCCTTCCGCGTGGCGCACGAGGCCCTTCACATTCCCAGGCTCCTGGAGCCGGAAG ACATCATGGTTGACACGCCAGACGAGCAGTCCATCGTGACTTACGTGGCACAGTTTCTGGAACATTTCCCGGAGTTGGAAGCT GAGGATCTCGTGGATTCGGATAAAGAAGCCCCTATTGAATCCACCTTTGTCCACATCAAAGAAACCCCTTCTGAACAGGAGAGCACCGTCTTCCTTCTGACGGAGAATGGGGAGCGAGCTTACACCGTCAACCACGAAGCCAGCCACCCGCCGCCCTCCAAAGTCTTTGTCTGTGACAAGTCCGAGAGCGCAAAAGAATGCTACCTGAGTGTCATGCCCAGCCAGGCGCTCTCAGACAGCTCCACTGACTTCATGCACCAGATCATCGACCAGGCCCTCCAAGAGGTCCCGGGGAAGGCCAGCAGCACCGATGAGCCATCTCCGGAATCTTCCATTTTATCCTCCAGAAAGGACAACCGGAGGTCCAACTCTTTGCCAACCAAGAAGACCGTGCACTTTGAGGCTGACACCTACAAGGAGGCTTCCTGCAGTAAAGACCCTTTCTACAGTCAAGACCTTCGCTTTGAGGGGAGCCCGAGAGGGACAAAGGACTCGCTGAAGCAGGATGGGGACGTCCTGGCAGCTGAGATTGCCGAGGAAAAGCCGAAGCAGGAAGCCCCGAGGATTCCGGAAGTGGCCTCTGATGAGTCACCGGGGGTCGAGTCTTTGGTGGACAGGAAGATCAATCATTCGCAGACTTTGGAGAGTTGTCCCTCCTGGAACGGGGCGCCAGAGGGTGCGGCCAGTTGGGGGAAGGAGAGCCGTCCCCTTTCACCCCTCGGGGACAACGCGGTTATGGCCGATTCCTTGGAGATCAAGGTCCAGCTGCTGACCGTAGAAGCTATGGCTGAGGAAGACTATTTTGAAAGCACACCTTTAAAAGCCTCTAAGTTCAACAGCGACCTAATAGATTTTGCCTCAACCAGCCAGGCCTTCAATGAGGTTCCTCCGCCTCGTGAGAAAAGACCTGTCGGGGAAGAGGTTCCGGAGGATCACGCTGAGAAGTTGGGAAAGAGGAGAAGCAAATCTGCGCACCAGCGCAAAGACTCGGACGAGTCCCCAGAGAGGCCGGACAAGCAGGAACCCCACAAGGACCCTGGGCGAGAGGACCCAGGCTATTCTCCGGCCCCCGAGGAGGCACCGGTGGAAAAAAAGCCAGAGGCGTACGAGAAGCCCAAGCGCAAGTCCGCGCGGCACCGTCGGGGCGAGGACGAGGGGGAGGCCGCGGGGCCGCAGGGGCCGGACGGTGAGCTGCCCTCCGACCCTCCGAGTGGCAGCCTCAGCCTGGAGACCCTGCACAGCCGCAGCCAGGAAGGCCTGGACTTCAAGCCCTCCCCGCCGCTGTCCAAGGTCTCCGTCATTCCCCACGACCTTTTCTACTACCCGCACTACGAGGTGCCCCTGGCAGCGGTTCTGGAGGCTTATGCGGAAGGCTCGGAGGACCTGAAACACCAAGACCTGGATCCGGAGGAGCCGGAGGACTACCTGCATGAcctgggggccggggccggggccggggccgagGCCGAGGAGGCCGAGGAGGCCGAGGTCTCTTGGAACAGCTGTAGCTCCTCGGGGCCGGGCGAGGAGGGCCCTGAGGCCAGCATCCCGGCCCCGAGTACCGACGGGGGTGCAGAGGGCACCAGACCAGCCTCGGAGCccgcacccccagcccctccagaaGGCCACCAGCCAGGGGAGGCCGAAGAGGGCGGCCCTGTGGAGAGCCATCAG TCCCAGGAATCTGAAAACTCGGGAAACTTAGCAAACTCTTTAGAAGAAAAGGTAACGGGAGAGTCAATCAGcagtaaaaaaaaggaaaaaaggaagcacGTGGACCACGTAGAAAGTTCAATATTTATAGCACCCGGCACCGTCCGATCCTCAGAGGACCTGGAAGGAGACACGGGTGACCACAAAGTCCTCTCCAG cccagagctTTGA